One window of Paludibacter propionicigenes WB4 genomic DNA carries:
- a CDS encoding M14 family metallopeptidase, translating into MKQEILFQMKSPYRDDFKIQGFRFGEGEKSVAIVGAMRGDEIQQQFTCSQVVKNLIELENEGRILPGHEILVIPSANHFSMNINKRFWAMDNTDINRMFPGYDKGETTQRIASALFEQVRGFKYGIQLASFYMPGEFIPHVRMMDTGFQNTKLAKKFGLPYVLVRKPKPYDTTVLNYNWQVFDTQAFSIYSGDTDTINKESAKIAWLSILRFLNSMKIIDNNIHDGYNSCVLSDQDLKTIKSNQAGILYSLRGAKDEVKEGDLLAKILDPFTGAVRSEIFSPVDGTIFFAHDKPLIHQNTVMYKIVRF; encoded by the coding sequence ATGAAACAAGAGATATTATTCCAAATGAAGTCGCCTTACCGCGATGATTTTAAAATACAGGGATTCCGGTTTGGTGAAGGAGAGAAATCTGTAGCCATAGTGGGAGCCATGCGTGGCGATGAAATTCAACAGCAATTTACCTGCTCGCAAGTGGTGAAAAACCTTATTGAACTGGAGAATGAAGGACGAATTTTGCCCGGCCATGAAATTCTTGTAATTCCATCGGCCAATCATTTTTCGATGAATATCAACAAGCGATTCTGGGCAATGGATAATACGGATATCAACCGGATGTTCCCGGGGTACGATAAAGGAGAAACCACGCAGCGTATAGCTTCTGCACTTTTTGAGCAGGTGAGGGGCTTTAAATACGGAATACAATTGGCCAGTTTTTACATGCCCGGCGAATTTATTCCGCATGTGCGGATGATGGATACGGGTTTTCAGAATACTAAGCTTGCTAAGAAATTTGGTTTGCCTTATGTGCTTGTGCGTAAGCCCAAGCCTTACGATACTACGGTTTTAAATTACAATTGGCAGGTGTTCGATACGCAGGCTTTTTCTATCTACTCCGGCGATACGGATACGATTAATAAAGAATCTGCAAAAATCGCGTGGTTATCTATTCTGCGTTTTCTGAACAGCATGAAGATTATCGATAATAATATTCACGATGGGTATAATTCATGTGTTTTGTCCGATCAGGATTTAAAAACGATAAAATCAAATCAGGCCGGCATTTTGTACAGTCTGCGCGGTGCGAAAGACGAGGTCAAAGAAGGTGACTTGTTGGCCAAAATTCTCGATCCATTTACAGGAGCTGTTCGTAGCGAAATTTTTTCGCCGGTCGATGGAACCATCTTTTTTGCACACGATAAACCACTGATTCATCAGAACACGGTTATGTACAAAATAGTCAGGTTTTGA